A portion of the Brevundimonas pondensis genome contains these proteins:
- a CDS encoding HlyD family secretion protein, protein MALPANLKKRLPLIVGGVVGLALIAGGVVWWQGKQRWEATDNAFVQADTVAVSPRINGEVIEVLVKDNQRVEAGQILARLDDADARTALAQAQANLAALTAAVANVDARAEQEQANIAARAAAVTQAQAQAGLARAEVDRYGKLAAEGWVSQQRIETQRATAETARASVAQAQAALTAEQRTAAVLGSTRSQSVAAVEQAKALVDQAQLTLDRTVIRAPVAGVVGARGVRVGQVVQAGGQMMSIVPLQDTYVVANFKETQVGRMRLGQTVEIKADAFPGQALEGRIDSFAPATGSEFALIPVENATGNFTKITQRVPVRIVVERRASGEPVALRPGLSVEVKVDLKSQGGAAFADAHLGAVQAASLDTAR, encoded by the coding sequence ATGGCCCTCCCCGCCAATCTGAAGAAACGCCTGCCCCTGATCGTCGGCGGCGTCGTCGGCCTCGCCCTGATCGCCGGCGGCGTGGTCTGGTGGCAGGGCAAGCAGCGCTGGGAGGCGACCGACAACGCCTTCGTCCAGGCCGACACCGTAGCTGTCAGTCCCCGTATCAACGGCGAGGTGATCGAAGTCCTGGTCAAGGACAACCAGCGCGTCGAGGCCGGGCAGATCCTGGCCCGACTGGACGACGCCGACGCCCGGACCGCCCTGGCCCAGGCTCAGGCCAATCTGGCCGCCCTGACCGCCGCCGTGGCCAATGTCGACGCCCGCGCCGAGCAGGAACAGGCCAATATCGCCGCCCGCGCCGCCGCCGTGACCCAGGCCCAGGCCCAGGCCGGCCTCGCCCGCGCCGAAGTCGATCGCTACGGCAAGCTGGCCGCCGAGGGCTGGGTGTCGCAGCAACGCATCGAGACCCAGCGCGCCACGGCCGAAACCGCCCGCGCCTCGGTCGCCCAGGCCCAGGCCGCCCTGACCGCCGAGCAACGCACGGCCGCCGTCCTCGGCTCGACCCGCAGCCAGAGCGTCGCCGCCGTCGAGCAGGCCAAAGCCCTGGTCGATCAGGCCCAGCTGACCCTGGACCGCACCGTCATCCGCGCGCCCGTCGCCGGGGTCGTCGGCGCCCGCGGCGTCCGCGTCGGCCAGGTGGTTCAGGCCGGCGGACAGATGATGTCCATCGTGCCCCTGCAGGACACCTATGTGGTCGCCAACTTCAAGGAGACCCAGGTCGGCCGGATGCGTCTGGGCCAGACCGTCGAAATCAAGGCCGACGCCTTCCCCGGTCAGGCCCTGGAAGGCCGCATCGACAGCTTCGCCCCGGCCACGGGCTCGGAGTTCGCCCTGATCCCCGTCGAGAACGCCACCGGCAACTTCACCAAGATCACCCAGCGCGTTCCCGTCCGCATCGTCGTCGAGCGTCGCGCCTCGGGCGAGCCCGTCGCCCTGCGTCCCGGCCTGTCGGTCGAGGTCAAGGTGGACCTGAAGAGCCAGGGCGGCGCCGCCTTCGCCGACGCCCATCTGGGCGCGGTCCAGGCGGCCTCGCTGGACACGGCCCGGTGA
- a CDS encoding DHA2 family efflux MFS transporter permease subunit, giving the protein MTDAVAPASSPEARPEINWTVLLLGFAGMVIGQFMAILDIQIVAASLPQIQAGVGASADEISWIQTAYLIPEVVMIPLSGYLSRLWGTQKVFLISCTGFLVMSVAVGLSSSIEMMIFFRALQGFVGGAMIPTVFAVAFTAFPPEKRVTASVIMGLIVTLAPTVGPTLGGHLTEWLSWRWLFFINVFPGMVVLFLVGRYAHFDKGDPSLAKGFDWWGLMLMAAFLMSLQFVLEEGAKEDWFADDMILLLSVVAAVCGPAFIWRSLSYRNPIVELRAFGNRNFVVGVLMTFIVGAALFGGTFLLPLFLGRVRDYSAAEVGTTMIVSGLAMFAMGPIAGRLVRAVDARILMFVGFMMAAWGMWDAHAVTAEWGFWQFAGVQAMRGAGVMIAMIASQQVTMATLPPHMVKNASGLVNLSRNVGGAFGLAVLNTSLTQNTALHMVELTNAIDQTNAGVRGLIAGMTQRFAASIDPQASAMKAVYGMLQKQATTLAFGDAFALLAIGCACAAFLTLLSQPAKADPAAPPSEVH; this is encoded by the coding sequence GTGACCGACGCCGTCGCTCCGGCGAGCTCCCCGGAGGCCAGGCCCGAGATCAACTGGACCGTCCTTCTGCTCGGCTTCGCCGGCATGGTCATCGGCCAGTTCATGGCCATTCTGGACATCCAGATCGTCGCCGCCTCCCTGCCCCAGATCCAGGCCGGGGTCGGCGCCTCGGCCGATGAGATCAGCTGGATCCAGACCGCCTATCTGATCCCCGAGGTCGTGATGATCCCCCTGTCGGGATACCTGTCGCGCCTGTGGGGCACGCAGAAGGTCTTCCTCATCTCCTGTACCGGCTTTCTGGTGATGAGCGTGGCCGTGGGCCTGTCGTCGTCCATCGAGATGATGATCTTCTTCCGCGCGCTGCAGGGCTTCGTCGGCGGGGCCATGATCCCCACCGTCTTCGCCGTGGCCTTCACCGCCTTCCCGCCCGAGAAACGCGTCACCGCCAGCGTCATCATGGGCCTGATCGTGACCCTGGCCCCCACGGTCGGCCCTACGCTCGGCGGTCACCTGACGGAATGGCTCAGCTGGCGCTGGCTCTTCTTCATCAACGTCTTCCCCGGCATGGTGGTCCTCTTCCTGGTCGGGCGTTACGCCCATTTCGACAAGGGGGACCCCAGCCTGGCCAAGGGTTTCGACTGGTGGGGCCTGATGCTGATGGCCGCCTTCCTGATGAGCCTGCAGTTCGTGCTCGAGGAAGGCGCCAAGGAAGACTGGTTCGCCGACGACATGATCCTGCTGCTCAGCGTCGTCGCCGCTGTCTGTGGTCCGGCCTTCATCTGGCGCTCGCTCAGCTACCGCAACCCGATCGTGGAACTGCGCGCCTTCGGCAACCGCAACTTCGTGGTGGGGGTGCTGATGACCTTCATCGTCGGGGCGGCCCTGTTCGGCGGCACCTTCCTTCTGCCCCTCTTCCTCGGCCGGGTCCGGGACTATTCGGCGGCCGAGGTCGGCACCACCATGATCGTTTCGGGCCTGGCCATGTTTGCCATGGGGCCGATCGCCGGCCGGCTGGTGCGGGCGGTGGACGCGCGCATCCTGATGTTCGTCGGCTTCATGATGGCGGCCTGGGGCATGTGGGACGCCCACGCCGTCACGGCCGAATGGGGCTTCTGGCAGTTCGCCGGGGTCCAGGCCATGCGCGGCGCAGGCGTCATGATCGCCATGATCGCCTCGCAACAGGTGACCATGGCCACCCTGCCGCCGCACATGGTCAAGAACGCCTCCGGGCTGGTGAACCTGTCGCGCAATGTCGGCGGCGCCTTCGGCCTGGCGGTGCTCAACACCTCCCTGACCCAGAACACCGCCCTGCACATGGTCGAACTGACCAACGCCATCGACCAGACCAACGCCGGGGTTCGCGGCCTGATCGCAGGCATGACCCAGAGGTTCGCCGCCTCCATCGACCCGCAGGCCTCGGCGATGAAGGCGGTCTACGGCATGCTGCAAAAGCAGGCGACGACCCTGGCCTTCGGTGACGCCTTCGCCCTTCTGGCGATCGGTTGCGCCTGCGCCGCCTTCCTGACCCTGCTGTCGCAACCGGCCAAGGCCGATCCGGCCGCTCCGCCTTCCGAGGTTCACTGA
- a CDS encoding TetR/AcrR family transcriptional regulator — MPRAPGQVDELKSAAILQAASDLFVEKGAGASMAEIARRAGVSKQTLYNRFPTKTDIGRALAAQRSDVVTAPLTSGAAPEDVLTAIAETLISKICHEGKGASLRGVALMSPEAPELSRAIYDAGPGESVRRIAAWLTEQDRMGLLSVPDPLSAAEMFAGMTLGHGHLRSVLALPHPHQDNIPARARETARRFMRAFAPG, encoded by the coding sequence ATGCCCCGCGCGCCCGGTCAGGTCGACGAACTCAAGAGCGCGGCCATTCTTCAGGCCGCTTCCGACCTGTTCGTGGAAAAGGGCGCGGGCGCCTCGATGGCCGAGATCGCCCGCCGGGCCGGAGTGTCGAAACAGACCCTCTACAACCGCTTTCCCACCAAGACCGACATCGGCCGGGCGCTGGCGGCCCAGCGCTCGGACGTGGTCACGGCGCCCCTGACGTCAGGCGCCGCGCCGGAAGACGTCCTGACCGCCATCGCCGAAACCCTGATCAGCAAGATCTGCCATGAGGGCAAGGGCGCCTCGCTGCGCGGCGTGGCCCTGATGTCGCCCGAGGCCCCCGAACTGTCCCGCGCCATCTATGACGCCGGTCCGGGTGAGAGCGTGCGCCGCATCGCCGCCTGGCTGACCGAGCAGGACCGTATGGGCCTGCTGTCCGTCCCCGATCCCCTGTCCGCCGCCGAGATGTTCGCCGGCATGACCCTGGGGCACGGCCACCTGCGTTCGGTCCTGGCCCTGCCCCATCCCCATCAGGACAACATTCCGGCGCGCGCGCGCGAAACCGCTCGCCGCTTCATGCGCGCCTTCGCGCCCGGCTAG
- a CDS encoding creatininase family protein — translation MLIHLSSWPEIDARLKDGAALSKTVIVPIGSNEQHGPTGLLGTDWLCPEIIAHAAEKGDESLIIAPTFNIGMAQHHLAFPGTISLRPSTFMAAITDWVSSLARHGFERIYFLNGHGGNIATIEATFSEIYAEWSFVEEQPPFVLKLRNWWDLPGVHKLCEEIFPVGHGAHATPSEIAVTQAAYPDHIKIADYSPRIAPMGPIRDALDYRARFPDGRIGSDPAQASPETGQRIIDASIPALIQDVSAFAAEVLP, via the coding sequence ATGCTGATCCACCTGTCGTCCTGGCCCGAAATCGACGCGCGCCTGAAGGACGGCGCCGCCCTGTCCAAGACGGTCATCGTGCCGATCGGCTCAAACGAGCAGCACGGCCCGACCGGCCTGTTGGGCACAGACTGGCTCTGCCCGGAAATCATCGCCCACGCCGCCGAGAAGGGCGACGAAAGCCTGATCATCGCCCCGACCTTCAACATCGGCATGGCCCAGCATCACCTGGCCTTCCCCGGCACCATCTCCTTGCGCCCCTCGACCTTCATGGCCGCCATCACCGACTGGGTGTCGTCCCTGGCCCGCCACGGCTTCGAGCGCATCTATTTCCTCAACGGCCATGGCGGCAACATCGCCACCATCGAGGCCACCTTCTCGGAAATCTACGCCGAGTGGTCCTTCGTCGAGGAACAGCCTCCGTTTGTGCTGAAGCTGCGTAACTGGTGGGACCTGCCCGGCGTGCACAAGCTGTGCGAGGAGATCTTCCCGGTCGGCCACGGCGCCCACGCCACCCCGTCCGAGATCGCCGTCACCCAGGCCGCCTATCCCGACCATATCAAGATCGCCGACTACAGCCCCAGGATCGCCCCTATGGGTCCGATCCGCGACGCGCTCGACTACCGTGCCCGCTTCCCCGACGGCCGCATCGGTTCGGACCCGGCCCAGGCCAGCCCCGAGACCGGCCAGCGCATCATCGACGCCTCGATCCCGGCGCTGATCCAGGACGTCTCGGCCTTCGCCGCCGAAGTCCTGCCCTGA